In Setaria italica strain Yugu1 chromosome IX, Setaria_italica_v2.0, whole genome shotgun sequence, the genomic stretch ATCATAATCCCAACGCCAACTCGGTCATATGTTTAGGGTATTGGAAACCGGTGACCCACCAACATAGGGCCGATCGAACATCGAACCTGAATCGGCTCGCTATTGACAATCGACAACACCTTATCACCTATAGCATTGCAGAGACAAATCTGCGCTTTGACATTTGCAGTGGAACCTCATGAATGACTAAACGATTATTTGGGATGCTTATACACTTTTGACTTGTTATTTATGGTCAAATGAGGAATTTGCAAGAACGACAATACTTCAGAAACCGTTCCCGGAGTGGCACCGGCAGAATCTGAAGCGAACGACAGTGGAAGCCTTGCAGTCAAACAAGATTGCATTATACTCTTTGAGTTCTTGTTTTTTCCTTTAATTTTCTCCTAGGATAGTACACATAAGTTGAGCTTTGGAGGAAGCATATGCGTGGCAGCCTTGTAACAAGGTGATGACTCCATGGCAGGCAGCGTTCTTCCAGGCTCTGCACCCTCGCAGGCTCGCacccatttgccgattcgttcCAACCGACGGTTCACCGTGCCGAGGAAACGAAAGGGAGATGCTCGAAACCGCCTCTCACTTTGAAGAACCCGTCGCTGTTGGCTGACCGAAGAAATTTCGATATTTGACACTGAATTCGCAGGCTCAATTCGCATGCCCACTACGAATTCTTTCGATACGAGGGATTCTCTCCCCTTTTCTATATTTCACttccttttcttattctttttatttcacAGTCCTACCGCAATGATTGTTTTGCCCCCTTTGCCTTATCTCCTCGTTGAACCTAGCGGCACTCCTCGCTCCGCCCAGcgatgctgccgccgcctgAAGCGCCGGCGAGGCCCCTCCGCTGCACCTTAGCCTTGCCCCTTCCGTTTTCGGTCGTTACCGCTCTGCTGTGCGCCGCGCTCTGCTGTGCGCCGCGCTCTGCTGCTATCTGGCACGGCCTCCTGCATCTCCCGCTTCCTCCTGATGCCATGGTGCAGCATGCCGCACGGGCTCAACCGCAAAAGCACGTGTAGCAAGGAGTTCAGGTGCCAATCCGATCCAATTGCATGTGCAGGTGCCACCGTGCTAGGCGATTGAGGATTTGGAATTGAATATTTGTTCCAATTTCATCCTATTACAGGTGCCCATTTCTTCCAATTGCATTATCAGGTGCTAGACAATTTGAGGATTTTGGAATGAATTGGAGTTCTTGGGCGACATCTGTACTTTTCTATTCTTGAGCGAGAGATGGGGCACGGGATAAcgggagagagccagagagggAATGAGACGTGGTCAGGAGGCGTGATCTAATAGGTAGGGAACATAAGGCAGAGTTAACTTATCCATTCACTAATACtggaaaatgaaaaggaaataaaatggAGAAAAGTGGAGAGAATTTCTTGAATCAAAAGAATTAGCAGTCGGAggattatatttattttgaaagGTACGTGAATTGAGGGTCAAAATAAGTGAGGGCTGCGGATTCGATGTCAAATATCGAAATTCCTCGGCTGACCGGTTCGTTCACTTCCTCCGGCTCGTGCTGATGGAGAGGCGCTCGAGGCTCCGGAACGTGGTGTTGTTCCGCGAGCCGGAgcccccccctcccctccccggcgccgcgccCCGGGCCACGGGGGAGCGCGGGGACGACCTGCTGTTCTCGGCGCCGCCCGAGTGGTGGAGCCTCTGCGCGGTGGACGggcgcccgctgccgccgctgctgcccgaGACCCACCGGCGGTTCTGGTCGCTGCAGTCCCCCGAGGAGGTCGGCCGGCTGGACGAGCCCGCGGGCATCTTCGACGAGCTCCCGCCCCGGGACAAGAAGCGCGATTTCTCCGAGTCGGCAACCTGGTACATGCCAGACATGGTAAGTTCTTCTGTTTCCATCAAATCTGGTGCATTGCAATGAGAAACAAATGTACCAGCTAGCTAGAATTTTTGTATGCTCTGTAAACATCAAAAAATAGTGTCCATCTAGTATGTATGCTAAGTACTTTCAGCTGACTAGCATCCTCAACTATATGTGATAATCAAATGAGGATGAGCATAGTGGGTTAATCTTTAGAAGCGATACAGTATGGAACATCCTGTCAAGTTTCTGTGAAAAGATTATCAGGAGTCAGGACTTCATATTTTTCATTTTAAAAATAGTGTAAATGTCCATTCACGTTTACTAGCTACCACAGCTAAATGGGACACTTACTGCTTCGTTAGATGTTCCAAAGGAATCTGCATGGCTTTTGTGCCTGGAATGGTCTCCATGGCGACCAGAGCCTGGATTTCTTCTGGCAAATGCCTCGACAGCACCAGTGAATCTATCCCGGATCTCTTGTCCCACTGGCAAAAAAAAGTTAATTATGCAAATTAATCAGTGTCTCATATAGCAATGGACCAAATGCAATCAACTACAAGGATACGTACCTGATGCTTTGTCTGTTCTCTCGGCAGATGGTCCAGCTCCAGCTATTCTTGCACTTGGTTGCTGCATGAAAAACATAACGGCATTTTCTCTTTTGTGAAATGGAAAGACAATAGTAACTCATCAAAAGCTAAAGAGACATACTTGAACAAGCTTATTGTTTGAACTCATTTGAGGGTACTTGAGTGCAGTCCAGTCAAATACATAATCGAATTGGTATCCTACAATATAGCTCAATAATGAGACCCAGTTTTAAAACATGGTTCTTGGAATGGACGAGAATAACAAGCTGGCCACATTAGTTACTCAGAAGAAAGAAGGTACGTACCTTCGCGGACAAATACATCACGAAATAGTTTCTTCAGAAAAGAGTAATCTGGCCTGTCTTCAAATCGCAGGGAGCGACAATAGTGGAAATATGAGACGAACTCTGATGGGTAAGATTTGCACAAAACCTGGTTGATACAATTTTTTCAAATGCATGCAAGAGTTACCATAACAGAATTACAAGCTTCATGTTGGCAAAAATCAGTACCTCCGCTGAGGTAAGCATTTTCTTTTCACTAATTTTGTCATACTTTTGCTTCTTAGTGCCAGCTTTAAGACCCTGCCATGGGAGGCTAAGCATAACAATAGAGCATGTGAAGTAAGCATTTGAAATATTGGTAAAATAGGTTATATAGTAAAGTAGACAGATTCAGGCCAAACCTTCCTCTTAAAAAATATAGCAGAAGATAGCCAACAGACTCCAGATCATCTCTTCTGCTTTGTTCTGGGTGAAATATATACAGATATATGAAACACAATACAATGTTTTCCCCCTTTCTTTTACTAGATATATATCAACCGCTCCTTTCCCAGATTCATTTTATGATCAAGCATCCACGAATTAAAATGTGTATGATAAAGGGCAACAGGCTGggtttactatttttttttcaactacACAGTAGAGCTGCATGAGGCCATGTTTACTTATTGTACTCACCTATTCCAAGATGGGTATTCACACTGGCATAACGTGCTGTTCCAGTCAGATTTTTGTTCTCCCTGTGCAGAAAAAATAACTAATAAATTTCCCCAAAAACAACTACTAAAAAACGTAAAAAGTTATCTTTATGTCCAAGCTATCAATTAAATTTGGGCCCAGGACCCTAGCCTGTAAAATGTTACAAGAAAAGTCATTACATATTTGCATAATGTAAAACTAGAAGACTCTGAAGCTTGGTGTCAAAATTTATTCTTGAATATGTACGATAACACTAAACATCATGACACTACTGGACAGGCACACTTGAGCTATTCACCATTTTATTTCGGAAGTTTACATGTAATAAACGatgcaaagaaaaaaatggCCTTTACAGGTGTATGTGCCTATCTACACCATTGGCTGGAACTACATTAGATCCACATACACCCTATGTCAGGTTGTCCATTGTCCCAATGGTGTACCATTAGGAAGTATCTCTGAAAGAAAATGTAGGAAGATGTGACAACACAGAGGTGAGTACAGAGACAGTTAGAAATTTCACACCCCAGTTTTGCTTATGTACTTGCAGTTTATCAGAAGAACTACTTGATATGACAAAATCCAGTCTCAATCCCAAGTCAAAACCTTATCACTTAATATGCTTCACCTGTAGGGGATATGTTTATGAGTCTGAAGGTCCTTGTATTTTTTAGCAAGCCCATAATCAATTATATAAACCTGCAGAATCAAAAGGATACATCTCATTGTTAGCTCACTGATGAATAAGAATCTTGGGGATAATCTTAGGAAACTCATTACTGCATTCAGTTCACGCTGAAAACAAGAAGATAAAACGAGCATTGTGTGTGCGcttgggtgggggtgggggtgagATGGGTTGTAAGGCAAAACCTGATTAGCTTTTCGGCCTAAGCCCATAAGGAAGTTGTCTGGCTTGATGTCACGGTGAATAAATCCCTTGGAATGCATGTATTCCACTCGGTTTATCTAAAAGAAGGGCAGGACCAATTAGTTAAGTATCAgcaaaaatacaaaatcatGTCTTCCAAAGAGGCAtatatgacaaaaaaaaaatctcactcTCCTCCCTCACTCAGAAAAAAATAAACTTAAATAATCATTCTAATTATGCTAACTTAGGACAAAATACACTGATAATATTACATGGTGTTCGTGAAATTCTTTTGATTTCTACCATTGATTACGACCTAAAACTTTGAAATTAACCAAAAAATAAGGCAACATTTATGGCAGAATACTCACGAAAATTCTGTACATATGGTTCCTAACAATTTCTTAGTTGATATCAAACTCTATAATTGTACGTGCTTCCTAACTCTTGGGATTCAGCGCAAGACCCAATATGGAGTCAATAAAACTCACCAGTTGATCAGCAAGCATAAGCACTGTTTTCATTGAAAGTTTCCTGTTGCAGCAGTTAAACAAGTCTTCCAAGCTTGGGCCAAGAAGATCGATCACCATAACGTTGTACTCCCCCTCGACACCGTACCACTTCAGGTGTGGGATACCAtctatatttcaaaaaaatggtGAATAAATAAGAGATTCGGAGGTGTGAGCATGGATTACTGTAACCAAAACATATAAATACAATCCACTTACTTCCACCCTGCAATAGCATATAAACTTTAGATTCATAATGTAGTTGTGGATGTTTTGTTTTCACAGGTTCCTGACAGATCAAACCGGAGAAATTGTAAGATTTTGAACTAAGCATTTCAACTCCCAAGTTT encodes the following:
- the LOC101764857 gene encoding casein kinase 1, whose amino-acid sequence is MEHVIGGKYKLGRKIGSGSFGELYLGVNIQNGEEVGIKLEPVKTKHPQLHYESKVYMLLQGGNGIPHLKWYGVEGEYNVMVIDLLGPSLEDLFNCCNRKLSMKTVLMLADQLINRVEYMHSKGFIHRDIKPDNFLMGLGRKANQVYIIDYGLAKKYKDLQTHKHIPYRENKNLTGTARYASVNTHLGIEQSRRDDLESVGYLLLYFLRGSLPWQGLKAGTKKQKYDKISEKKMLTSAEVLCKSYPSEFVSYFHYCRSLRFEDRPDYSFLKKLFRDVFVREGYQFDYVFDWTALKYPQMSSNNKLVQQPSARIAGAGPSAERTDKASVGQEIRDRFTGAVEAFARRNPGSGRHGDHSRHKSHADSFGTSNEAVADSEKSRFLSRGGSSSKMPAGSSSRPTSSGDCSDQNRRWVSGSSGGSGRPSTAQRLHHSGGAENSRSSPRSPVARGAAPGRGGGGSGSRNNTTFRSLERLSISTSRRK